The following proteins are co-located in the Bacteroidota bacterium genome:
- a CDS encoding T9SS type A sorting domain-containing protein: MTQRIINKSLKLTFLFALIIFTFKAAVAVGPLQHFNNGRIRIGNGWQYSINEYGNLLQPWYYNGSNFTWYKLTYSSYPLDIRWGVGGDGTSEWNTNGDMINNPTMVNQVIDYSGFTVTDAGTGAGYGTIITRGDITIGGSEFLAENTYTLLQTEAYISIKTKLTNKSGVNASNVRVWVGTRDDWVGTDDGPTKERGNLVNGAFEMISNAADQAKSILIYSGNEAAMFYSNSDRVQTSINWCCSFTNSTNQNPATSQITHDNDGSYAMFVRLNDLSAEESDEFTWYYAAGSLAEINDIIAAVAAAATNVSYTSFDYNYSYHQSGTAYTIVVPDGSTAPTAEQIKAGVDYTGATVLIDTSYVITENVDTTICFTGLTINTCYDIYTVTEYGTPVSEFSVIKKTNTCTLENDAPVGSLIADQTTCFNTAITGLALNITDEYPGDETFTVTGTSSNTNIVENSGISITGTGASRSISITPKTGASGTCTITIGINDSEYSPAPPSLKNGVIHQTTVTFDVTVRNDFTPGAILTTGEAICYGSGNPSVIGNSIAASGGNGTITYKWESSTDGFATAGSVIGGATNATYDPPAGLTETTSYRRYAHDGACNTNFEVSTGTWTVTVQEPLTVIAQNVIVYLDAAGNGSTTAALVNNGSFSCNGIATMTLSKTNFTCSDIGENVVILTVTDNSAYVLTAEAIVKVVDNIIPTVRTRNVTVNLDGNGAASVTAAMIDNGSYDNCGIESIELSKTNFNCSNIGLNPVILTVRDVNGNVNTRTAFVTVRDITNPQLTLVGPIAIQRVDGHYVKYDIRQLVDLVTDNADACSGNLTWAITKASSDEPDDARGNDDGSTVNDIVIPGDGQEIEVRAESSTRGNGRVYTVYIEAEDASGNKTEKNMLITVNARGRYTAIDDGPAYWVFSGAARVQANAALATTMMQNTPNPFKSTTTISFSLENNEYANLAIYSMSGQLIKTLVSEVKQAGNHTVVWEADDNKGILVPPGMYIYILKTKEIQYSNKIILLK; this comes from the coding sequence ATGACACAACGAATTATAAACAAAAGTCTTAAGCTAACATTTCTTTTTGCTTTAATCATTTTCACATTCAAAGCAGCAGTGGCTGTAGGTCCACTTCAACATTTTAACAACGGACGAATTAGAATTGGAAATGGATGGCAGTACTCAATAAATGAGTATGGGAACTTATTACAACCATGGTATTATAACGGGAGTAATTTTACATGGTATAAGCTTACTTACTCTAGTTATCCTTTAGATATTAGATGGGGAGTTGGTGGTGACGGAACCAGTGAATGGAATACTAATGGAGATATGATAAACAACCCGACCATGGTCAATCAAGTGATTGACTATAGCGGTTTTACTGTGACAGATGCCGGCACAGGTGCAGGATATGGTACTATTATAACCAGAGGAGACATAACCATAGGAGGGTCAGAGTTTTTAGCAGAAAATACTTATACTTTATTACAAACAGAAGCTTATATCTCCATAAAAACTAAATTAACAAATAAAAGTGGCGTAAATGCATCAAATGTTAGGGTTTGGGTAGGTACCCGTGATGATTGGGTTGGGACTGATGATGGCCCAACTAAAGAAAGAGGGAATTTAGTTAATGGTGCATTTGAAATGATATCTAATGCTGCTGATCAGGCAAAATCAATTCTAATTTATTCGGGTAACGAAGCTGCTATGTTTTATAGCAATTCTGACAGGGTCCAGACATCGATAAATTGGTGCTGTAGTTTTACCAATTCTACCAATCAAAATCCGGCCACCAGCCAAATAACCCATGACAATGATGGATCCTATGCTATGTTTGTTAGGCTTAATGACCTGTCAGCTGAAGAAAGCGATGAATTCACCTGGTATTATGCAGCAGGATCTTTAGCAGAAATAAATGATATAATAGCGGCTGTTGCTGCTGCTGCTACTAATGTATCATATACTTCTTTTGATTATAATTACTCGTATCATCAATCAGGAACTGCTTACACTATTGTGGTTCCTGATGGATCAACGGCTCCTACGGCAGAGCAAATAAAAGCAGGTGTTGATTATACGGGTGCCACAGTTTTAATAGATACCAGTTATGTTATTACCGAAAATGTTGATACTACAATTTGTTTTACTGGCTTAACAATTAATACATGCTACGACATATACACAGTTACTGAATATGGTACTCCAGTTTCTGAGTTTTCGGTAATTAAGAAAACAAATACTTGTACATTAGAAAATGATGCACCTGTAGGTTCATTGATCGCTGATCAAACTACTTGTTTTAATACAGCTATAACAGGTCTCGCATTAAACATTACAGATGAATATCCGGGAGATGAAACCTTTACTGTTACAGGTACATCTTCTAACACTAATATTGTGGAAAACAGTGGAATAAGCATAACCGGTACCGGTGCCAGTCGATCTATTTCGATTACCCCCAAGACAGGTGCAAGTGGAACGTGTACGATAACCATTGGTATAAACGATAGCGAATATAGTCCTGCTCCACCATCCTTAAAAAATGGAGTTATTCACCAAACTACAGTAACATTTGATGTAACTGTGCGTAATGATTTCACTCCGGGAGCAATTTTAACTACCGGTGAAGCTATTTGCTATGGAAGCGGCAACCCATCCGTAATTGGAAATTCAATTGCTGCCAGTGGTGGTAATGGAACAATAACTTATAAATGGGAATCATCAACTGATGGTTTTGCTACAGCGGGATCAGTAATCGGTGGAGCAACAAATGCGACTTATGATCCTCCGGCAGGGTTAACAGAAACCACTTCATATCGTCGTTATGCACACGATGGTGCCTGCAATACTAATTTTGAAGTTTCAACAGGAACCTGGACAGTAACTGTTCAAGAACCTTTAACGGTAATTGCTCAGAATGTTATCGTTTATTTAGATGCTGCGGGAAATGGTTCAACCACTGCCGCATTGGTTAACAATGGATCATTTAGTTGTAATGGAATTGCAACGATGACTCTGAGTAAAACGAATTTTACCTGCTCAGATATTGGAGAAAACGTGGTTATTTTAACAGTAACAGACAATAGTGCTTATGTTTTAACAGCAGAAGCAATCGTTAAAGTTGTCGACAATATAATTCCAACAGTACGTACCAGAAATGTAACAGTAAACCTGGATGGAAATGGAGCTGCTTCAGTTACTGCTGCTATGATAGATAATGGATCTTATGATAATTGCGGAATTGAATCTATTGAACTATCAAAAACCAATTTTAATTGTTCAAATATTGGTTTAAACCCAGTAATCCTAACAGTAAGAGATGTAAATGGAAATGTAAACACCAGAACGGCGTTTGTAACAGTTCGGGACATTACAAATCCTCAACTTACACTGGTTGGGCCAATTGCAATACAGAGGGTAGATGGTCATTATGTAAAATATGATATTCGTCAACTTGTTGATCTTGTAACCGACAATGCAGATGCATGCTCTGGAAATCTGACTTGGGCTATTACCAAAGCTTCAAGTGATGAGCCTGATGACGCTCGAGGTAACGACGACGGCAGTACAGTGAATGATATTGTAATTCCTGGTGACGGGCAGGAAATTGAAGTACGTGCGGAAAGCTCAACCAGAGGAAACGGACGCGTTTACACAGTTTATATTGAGGCTGAAGATGCGAGTGGTAATAAAACTGAAAAAAACATGTTAATTACAGTTAATGCCAGAGGAAGATACACTGCAATAGATGATGGACCTGCATATTGGGTTTTTTCGGGTGCTGCAAGGGTTCAAGCAAATGCTGCTTTAGCAACCACTATGATGCAAAATACTCCTAATCCATTTAAAAGTACTACTACAATTTCTTTTAGTTTAGAAAACAATGAGTATGCTAATCTGGCAATATACAGTATGTCCGGACAACTAATCAAAACATTGGTTTCTGAAGTAAAACAGGCAGGGAATCATACAGTTGTTTGGGAGGCAGATGACAATAAAGGTATACTTGTACCCCCCGGTATGTACATTTATATTTTAAAAACGAAAGAAATACAGTACTCAAATAAGATCATTTTACTCAAATAA